The Candidatus Babeliales bacterium genome includes a region encoding these proteins:
- the dnaA gene encoding chromosomal replication initiator protein DnaA — MIQQIWQDFLSIVQKEVGTQVVETWLKAVALERWDAREKIVYLRAPNSFVKDYLRMHHEDLFELHLGRLLNVTSLKLVFTDEQKASAPTQVKGAHLILSEQRKEGILTIPARRTEFCSVSHLSSSYTFDTFVVGPSNQLAYAAAHAIKENVGYVYNPLFIYGDSGLGKTHLLHAIGNGIKERNHHATVLYQPADRFVNEFINAIRFDKIHRFHAKYKNVDALLVDDIQFIANKEQTQEAFFHIFNVLHDSHKQIVLSSDTYPQEIKGLADRLRSRLAWGLVVDVQAPSLETKMAILKRKAHSNGMTLREDVAEFLAKRIRSNVRELEGSLIRVIAFSSLTQQPITVELAQKVLWRPRASHNRNTAVIDLDHVLRNVSDYYAYSVQDLRSNNRAKEISLARQVAMFLMKKMTNKSLSEIGSFLGRKDHSTVIHAVGKVQKYMKRNPDFQDQIQKLEEKILG; from the coding sequence GTGATACAACAAATCTGGCAAGATTTTCTTTCTATAGTTCAAAAGGAAGTTGGTACGCAGGTGGTCGAGACCTGGCTCAAGGCCGTTGCGTTGGAGCGTTGGGATGCGCGAGAAAAGATTGTGTATCTTCGCGCACCAAATTCGTTTGTGAAAGATTATTTGCGTATGCATCACGAAGATTTGTTTGAACTTCATCTTGGTCGTTTACTTAATGTTACTTCTCTTAAGCTTGTTTTTACCGATGAACAAAAAGCTTCCGCTCCGACTCAAGTCAAGGGGGCACATTTGATTCTCTCAGAACAACGCAAAGAGGGAATTCTTACTATTCCGGCAAGACGCACTGAATTCTGTTCTGTAAGTCATCTTAGTAGTAGTTATACCTTTGATACATTTGTTGTTGGTCCAAGTAATCAACTTGCATATGCAGCTGCCCATGCGATTAAAGAGAATGTTGGATATGTTTATAATCCATTATTTATATATGGTGATTCTGGTCTTGGGAAAACACATCTTTTGCATGCGATAGGTAATGGCATTAAAGAGCGTAATCATCATGCTACCGTGTTATATCAGCCTGCAGATCGCTTTGTGAATGAGTTTATCAACGCAATTCGGTTTGATAAAATTCATCGCTTCCATGCAAAATATAAAAACGTTGATGCATTGTTAGTTGATGATATTCAGTTCATTGCTAACAAAGAACAGACACAAGAAGCATTCTTTCATATCTTTAATGTTCTTCACGACTCGCATAAACAGATTGTGCTTTCGAGTGATACATATCCACAAGAAATCAAAGGACTTGCCGATCGTTTGCGTTCGCGGTTGGCATGGGGACTTGTTGTTGATGTTCAAGCGCCAAGTCTTGAAACGAAGATGGCAATATTGAAACGAAAAGCACATTCGAATGGGATGACACTTCGTGAAGATGTAGCCGAGTTTCTTGCCAAGAGAATACGATCAAATGTACGAGAGCTTGAAGGATCATTGATTCGTGTTATTGCTTTCTCATCTCTTACTCAACAACCAATTACGGTTGAACTTGCACAAAAAGTATTATGGCGTCCACGAGCATCTCATAATCGCAATACAGCTGTTATAGATCTTGATCATGTTTTGCGTAACGTGTCAGATTATTATGCGTATAGTGTCCAAGATCTTCGCTCAAATAATCGAGCAAAAGAGATATCTCTTGCGCGTCAGGTTGCAATGTTTCTTATGAAAAAGATGACGAATAAGTCTTTGAGTGAGATTGGTTCTTTCCTTGGACGCAAGGATCACTCAACGGTGATTCACGCAGTAGGTAAAGTGCAAAAATATATGAAACGTAATCCTGATTTTCAAGATCAGATTCAAAAACTTGAAGAAAAGATCTTGGGTTAA
- a CDS encoding N-acetylmuramoyl-L-alanine amidase, which yields MKIVCIRLFAAVLFCVSVGVRVYGGDPVYLNEAYCHKGRLSDKLSFYFSGTPECVCLPLASYEVGKKKDGWKEVRLHLPMASIAKNDVRKSLYQMNRGKNSFYEVSCYECQAPKKGVMVSIRYNPQEIAVEYAPFTSIGQKGALLIALNKRQFIYELNKKTAAIHHIAWNDKKKIHIVLDIGHGGADRGKVGWFDIQEKDINLAVGFKVAKLLSKKGFSVSMTRSDDQFVSLDDRTTFANTKAQADLFISLHSNSGPETASGIETFCVQDSCLPHVEQIDDFTPSIEARNCWYKQSALLAQSVHEHVIQSARLHTLQVKDRQVKRAMSQVLLGTDMPSALIEMGFLSNEQEAKRLASQTYQNHLARGICAGIESYIKRLDRIF from the coding sequence ATGAAGATTGTTTGTATTAGATTGTTTGCAGCAGTTCTTTTTTGTGTAAGCGTAGGGGTGCGGGTTTATGGAGGCGATCCTGTCTATTTGAATGAAGCCTATTGCCATAAAGGTCGGCTGTCCGATAAATTATCATTTTATTTTTCAGGGACCCCTGAATGTGTATGTCTTCCGCTTGCATCGTACGAGGTTGGAAAAAAGAAGGATGGATGGAAAGAGGTCCGTTTGCATCTTCCTATGGCAAGTATTGCTAAGAATGACGTAAGAAAATCTCTATATCAAATGAATAGGGGTAAAAATAGTTTTTACGAAGTATCATGCTATGAGTGCCAGGCGCCAAAAAAAGGGGTTATGGTCTCTATTCGATATAATCCTCAGGAGATTGCTGTTGAATATGCGCCGTTTACTTCAATCGGACAAAAGGGCGCGCTATTGATTGCATTAAATAAACGGCAATTCATATATGAGCTGAATAAAAAGACTGCGGCAATTCATCATATTGCATGGAATGATAAAAAAAAAATTCATATAGTTTTGGACATTGGTCACGGTGGGGCTGATAGAGGAAAAGTCGGATGGTTCGATATCCAAGAAAAAGACATTAATCTTGCCGTTGGCTTTAAGGTTGCAAAGCTCTTATCTAAAAAAGGCTTTTCTGTTTCTATGACGCGTAGTGATGATCAATTCGTCTCGCTTGATGATCGTACAACATTTGCTAATACAAAGGCGCAAGCAGATTTGTTTATTTCTTTACATTCAAACAGTGGTCCAGAGACAGCCTCGGGAATTGAAACATTTTGTGTGCAAGACTCTTGCTTGCCCCATGTCGAGCAAATAGATGATTTTACTCCAAGTATTGAAGCAAGAAATTGCTGGTACAAACAAAGTGCGCTTCTTGCGCAGTCTGTGCATGAGCATGTCATCCAATCAGCGCGATTACATACTTTGCAGGTGAAAGATAGACAGGTGAAGCGTGCTATGTCTCAAGTATTGCTTGGGACGGATATGCCTTCTGCGCTTATTGAGATGGGATTTTTGTCCAACGAACAAGAGGCCAAGCGTCTTGCGTCACAAACTTACCAAAATCATCTAGCACGAGGAATTTGTGCCGGGATTGAATCCTATATCAAACGGTTAGATAGGATTTTTTAA
- a CDS encoding ABC transporter permease has product MNYLFRLLAWRYLGGTRYDKNISTMAHIAFWGIVIGTFSLALVVAIMNGFEKETHAKLQSINPQISIRAFGNELDVKSLTDVLNREYPEVIAIAPHDTEHVMIQDPHSDSIQTIIGLQGIIPEQERLVTSLEASLQHSKSLEDIIHDNGVVIGTKLAQGLGVRNGDTVTLLYAPSRSQGSTIKLKQREAVITGMFSTGIDDLDTSIAFCHLDFLMNVFPDAGPTQLDLKLRQGITEEPIIKSLQHRLGIDVYSWKDLYPALVAALKLEKYAMFFILALITLVASMNIISLLFMQITQKRGDIAILQSMGATAYDIRMIFIMMGMLLSLMATIIGLIFACGASWILNHYPFIALPDVYYVTHLPSHMEWPIIVAVFIAVALLSLISIVLPTRRIASISVSNVLRFEA; this is encoded by the coding sequence ATGAACTACCTATTCCGCTTACTTGCATGGCGTTACCTTGGAGGAACTCGTTACGACAAGAACATCAGCACCATGGCGCACATTGCATTCTGGGGAATTGTCATTGGAACATTTTCGCTTGCACTCGTTGTTGCGATCATGAATGGATTTGAGAAGGAAACACATGCAAAGCTGCAAAGCATTAACCCTCAGATCAGCATACGCGCGTTTGGCAATGAACTTGACGTTAAATCATTAACCGATGTTCTCAACAGAGAATATCCAGAAGTAATTGCAATCGCACCACATGATACAGAGCATGTCATGATTCAAGATCCCCATTCTGATTCCATCCAAACTATCATAGGGCTTCAGGGCATTATACCCGAACAAGAGCGTCTGGTAACATCGCTAGAAGCATCGCTACAACATTCAAAATCTCTTGAAGATATCATCCACGATAATGGCGTAGTCATTGGAACAAAACTTGCACAAGGATTGGGAGTACGCAACGGGGACACGGTAACACTCCTCTATGCACCAAGCCGTTCACAAGGATCAACAATCAAACTCAAACAACGTGAAGCAGTAATAACAGGTATGTTTAGTACCGGCATCGATGACCTGGATACTAGTATAGCATTCTGCCATCTTGATTTTCTTATGAACGTTTTTCCCGATGCAGGTCCTACACAACTTGACCTCAAACTAAGACAGGGAATTACAGAAGAACCCATCATCAAATCATTACAGCACCGTCTTGGCATAGATGTGTATTCGTGGAAGGATTTGTATCCTGCACTTGTTGCAGCACTCAAACTAGAAAAATATGCAATGTTCTTCATCCTTGCACTTATTACTTTAGTCGCAAGCATGAATATTATTTCTCTCTTATTCATGCAGATCACACAAAAACGCGGCGACATCGCAATCCTACAAAGCATGGGCGCCACCGCATATGACATTCGCATGATTTTCATAATGATGGGAATGCTTCTTTCGCTCATGGCAACTATCATCGGACTTATATTCGCATGTGGCGCAAGTTGGATTCTCAATCACTATCCATTTATCGCCTTGCCTGATGTGTACTACGTAACCCATTTACCGTCACATATGGAATGGCCTATCATTGTTGCAGTATTTATTGCGGTAGCATTGTTAAGTCTCATTTCCATTGTTCTGCCAACACGGCGCATCGCAAGCATTTCTGTTTCAAACGTTTTACGCTTTGAAGCGTAA
- a CDS encoding RpiB/LacA/LacB family sugar-phosphate isomerase, which produces MKLAIGTDHRGFELKELLKQISQLSDVTLEWYDKGAHEPDPSDYPIYAKAVCDSILKRESDGGVLLCGSGIGMCIAANRLSGIYAGLVWEPSVAAASKERDNTNVIVLPADYISASRAQEILEAWITSRFAGGRHARRLQLLEQMR; this is translated from the coding sequence ATGAAATTGGCAATCGGTACCGATCATCGTGGGTTCGAGTTAAAGGAATTGCTTAAGCAGATTTCACAGTTAAGTGATGTGACACTTGAATGGTACGACAAAGGTGCTCACGAGCCGGATCCATCTGATTATCCTATATATGCAAAAGCAGTATGTGATTCAATCCTCAAAAGAGAGTCAGATGGCGGGGTGCTGTTGTGTGGGAGTGGTATTGGTATGTGTATTGCTGCGAATAGGCTTTCGGGAATATATGCAGGTCTTGTATGGGAGCCTTCAGTGGCCGCCGCAAGTAAAGAACGTGACAATACAAATGTCATTGTTCTGCCAGCTGATTATATATCAGCTTCACGGGCTCAGGAAATTCTTGAGGCGTGGATTACTTCACGCTTTGCTGGGGGGCGTCATGCTCGCAGATTGCAGCTCTTGGAACAGATGCGGTAA
- a CDS encoding FAD-dependent oxidoreductase, with protein sequence MRKSAVMISGGAAVLFALIVGFGFRSQCGAPRRSSFSLSSIKSHKQVVDVLIIGSGPAGLSAALYTARSRMHTLIIAGDKPGGQLTETTYVENWPGSEKQLGRSIMSSLENQARRFGAEILQDSVVGADFSKWPYTVQTEDGHTINALSVIITTGAHSVTLGIPGEKEYWGRGVAVCAICDAPFYKKKDAIVIGGGDSAIEKALQLAAFARHVTILVRKTSMRAAPVMQERLDKISGKIDVLYNYDVQRIIGDGDQVTGVEVRNNKTGEVKTLETDGVFLAIGHKPNTDLFKGQLPMTPQGHIHVQGRSQATLVPGVFAAGEVEDDVYRQAGVAAGDGIKAGLDAVNFLNEIGLNQQFADELDNRGVYFDAFESEPDALTLLSSMSEFAKHVEGMSKGIAVVDFYAEYCPSCMMMLPIFSSVSKRYSDDVHFFKVDADQAKDIVRYLNVPKVPALLLYKDGKLVAKEMKTMSRQELSQWINSYLAS encoded by the coding sequence ATGCGGAAAAGTGCGGTTATGATTAGTGGGGGAGCAGCGGTCTTATTTGCTCTCATTGTTGGCTTTGGATTTCGTTCTCAATGTGGCGCGCCTAGGAGATCCTCATTCTCGTTATCTAGTATTAAAAGTCATAAACAGGTTGTAGATGTATTGATCATTGGTTCGGGGCCAGCTGGTCTTAGTGCCGCTTTGTATACGGCTCGCTCGCGTATGCATACGCTTATTATCGCAGGTGATAAACCAGGTGGTCAGCTTACGGAAACGACCTATGTGGAAAATTGGCCGGGCAGTGAAAAGCAATTAGGTAGATCTATCATGTCCAGCCTGGAGAACCAAGCCCGCCGCTTCGGTGCTGAGATTTTGCAGGATTCTGTTGTGGGGGCTGATTTTTCTAAGTGGCCTTATACGGTACAGACTGAAGATGGCCATACGATCAATGCCTTGAGTGTCATTATTACAACAGGAGCTCACTCGGTGACCCTTGGTATACCAGGAGAGAAGGAATACTGGGGCCGTGGGGTTGCGGTATGTGCCATCTGTGATGCGCCATTTTATAAAAAGAAAGATGCGATTGTGATTGGTGGTGGTGATTCAGCCATCGAGAAGGCATTGCAACTTGCTGCGTTTGCACGCCATGTAACGATCTTAGTTCGAAAAACGTCTATGCGTGCCGCTCCCGTCATGCAGGAGCGTCTCGATAAGATCTCGGGAAAAATTGATGTGCTGTACAACTATGACGTACAGAGGATTATTGGTGACGGTGATCAGGTAACCGGAGTTGAGGTACGTAATAACAAAACAGGCGAGGTCAAAACTCTTGAGACAGATGGGGTATTTCTTGCTATCGGGCATAAGCCAAACACAGATCTTTTTAAAGGGCAGCTTCCTATGACGCCTCAGGGTCATATTCATGTTCAAGGTCGCAGCCAAGCGACGTTGGTTCCTGGAGTGTTTGCAGCAGGCGAGGTGGAGGATGATGTCTATCGCCAAGCAGGTGTTGCAGCAGGTGATGGCATTAAGGCCGGGCTGGATGCCGTGAATTTTCTAAACGAGATCGGACTCAACCAGCAGTTTGCAGATGAGCTTGATAATCGGGGCGTGTATTTCGACGCTTTTGAATCTGAGCCTGATGCACTGACGTTACTATCCTCAATGAGCGAATTCGCAAAGCATGTTGAAGGTATGTCTAAAGGCATTGCTGTGGTTGATTTTTATGCGGAGTACTGTCCATCGTGTATGATGATGTTGCCGATCTTCTCGTCTGTATCTAAGCGCTATTCTGACGATGTACATTTCTTTAAGGTTGATGCGGATCAAGCCAAGGATATTGTCCGCTATCTCAACGTGCCAAAAGTACCAGCGCTCCTGCTCTATAAGGACGGTAAGCTTGTTGCGAAAGAGATGAAGACTATGAGCCGGCAGGAGCTTTCACAGTGGATCAACTCATACCTGGCATCGTGA
- a CDS encoding phosphoglycerate kinase — MDSFRSRLTELPLDHKKVLLRFDGNVPIEYGKIVDDYRLEALRPTLDYLKSKHCTIILATHIGRPEHPSPQFSTQHLMPWFTKHGYPVTLHPSLDIVPGTGGMFLLENLRFFPGELTQDPTFTKQLARLADFYVTEAFGSLHRKNASVVNVPMLFPKSQRTFGFLVEKELNELSKLITGPKKPFIILCGGGKAHDKIPLLLNLMPFADTMLILPAIAHTFAQELGKQMGKSIKEPTATVRPILEKARETGTRILLPRDYQIANDSFEGPLSYTTSDEIPKNGVGISIGPKTIQAFDKKIAEGQTIFFNGIPGLLKRPETLEGARELLTSMAHARGYTVIGGGDTVAVARLFNLDHQIDFCSTGGGATLAYLSGTQLPGLAPFIASST; from the coding sequence ATGGATTCGTTCCGTTCACGGTTAACTGAACTTCCTCTTGATCATAAAAAAGTTTTGTTACGTTTTGATGGCAATGTTCCCATAGAATACGGAAAAATTGTTGACGACTACCGCCTTGAAGCCCTGAGGCCAACGCTCGATTATCTGAAAAGTAAGCATTGCACAATTATTCTTGCAACACATATTGGACGACCTGAGCATCCATCACCGCAATTTTCCACACAACATCTTATGCCATGGTTCACCAAACATGGTTACCCAGTAACTCTTCATCCTAGTCTAGATATCGTTCCAGGTACTGGTGGAATGTTCTTGCTTGAAAATCTTAGATTTTTCCCAGGTGAGCTCACACAAGATCCAACATTTACAAAACAGCTTGCAAGACTTGCAGACTTTTATGTCACTGAAGCATTTGGCTCCCTGCACCGAAAGAATGCATCTGTCGTTAACGTTCCAATGTTATTTCCAAAATCACAACGCACCTTCGGATTCCTGGTTGAAAAGGAACTGAACGAGCTCTCAAAATTAATCACTGGTCCAAAAAAACCATTCATCATCCTATGCGGCGGAGGAAAAGCACACGATAAAATACCACTCCTTCTGAACCTGATGCCATTTGCAGATACCATGCTCATCCTGCCAGCCATCGCCCATACATTTGCTCAAGAGCTCGGCAAGCAAATGGGAAAATCTATTAAGGAACCTACAGCCACCGTCCGCCCTATACTCGAGAAGGCTCGTGAAACAGGCACGCGTATCCTTCTCCCACGGGACTACCAAATCGCCAACGACTCGTTCGAGGGGCCGCTGTCTTATACAACCTCTGATGAAATACCCAAAAATGGCGTTGGAATCAGCATTGGCCCCAAAACAATACAGGCCTTCGATAAGAAGATTGCCGAAGGCCAGACAATTTTTTTTAACGGAATCCCTGGTTTACTTAAACGCCCTGAGACACTCGAAGGCGCCCGTGAGCTTCTAACGAGCATGGCACATGCTAGGGGATACACAGTAATTGGAGGAGGAGATACAGTTGCAGTCGCTCGACTATTTAACCTTGATCATCAGATTGATTTTTGCTCGACAGGAGGGGGTGCAACCCTGGCGTATTTAAGCGGGACACAACTGCCAGGCTTGGCACCCTTTATTGCTTCTTCCACTTAG
- a CDS encoding AAA family ATPase yields the protein MNTQFRTLFLCCMGITLFPANDTDITLPETQEITAQKRATQPITEQDCAATILFYDDLFRDATPEAILTILAQLQDPSEAVNIGISQDDINQLIRFLPHVALKKHGARQLHALSSYLDELAMVITHKSIGLSQAQLKTITKHIGDLREHINAQQKLIVQCTPENIIELFSFTEQVTLFLAKECQTGFKKKATFTLKKIATRSRDSVFDNVEGVIKKSRIRFQEFEDAMRDLGMTHTQKFVRKFQKWNGNWNLLSKLEIGGLLTLAASLGRYFLKAPTAVNHQNHAIIDQYPNQPDSLYKLLPRGVQWYDKTIIGRQPSRINPERGGTESWAHEGLFGAIHAKSPSLITFVAFAAMLKNEFVNRLVDGLNMWKGLYRNPRNYFRTSEIFNDERKSVDAVEEVFISRIIEIAQPRITFDDVVGLEEQKRELQGIIQYLLNPTAYDRKGTSVEKGCILYGPTRTGKTYLAEALAGEILYKYNGSVSFLKINSAELRIWGIDKALEVIKRHAPCIVFIDEIDLLNLQRGNNSNLLEQFLTQLRSYEHDRIVFLAATNRIDHIDNALLQPGRFGKIIPFENPSFVERQEFFIQQLRKRGIEVTNINFERVAYETEGCSFGQLASIINDALTTATQEREMLHQDHFTKSIDAFKHKIVVPTTYDVPIEEQRVMSAHLAGHALTHILLDTGNIIHKVTMLPIQKDIKERQVWMDNAGSVGKKITTFGDIFLLHKTNSSGIDTMEEKENQVKALLAGHAAEKVLLGASSYDYHREDVEQAQKVLEPLIYRGMHKENLSKSVLDQKCTELLQLIDRYAEEVTHLLEEHKEDLERLANALQKQKTLTLGDTVQLLPHLFQELQSASMTPPSKA from the coding sequence ATGAATACACAGTTCCGCACGCTCTTCCTATGTTGCATGGGGATCACGTTATTCCCTGCCAATGATACCGATATAACCCTACCAGAAACTCAAGAAATAACTGCGCAAAAACGCGCAACCCAGCCCATAACTGAGCAAGACTGTGCCGCAACGATCTTGTTCTATGATGACCTCTTTCGGGACGCGACCCCTGAAGCAATCTTGACCATTCTCGCGCAGCTCCAAGATCCTTCTGAAGCTGTGAATATTGGCATCTCACAAGATGATATCAATCAATTGATTAGGTTTTTGCCGCACGTTGCACTGAAAAAACATGGTGCCCGACAATTGCACGCACTCTCATCATATCTTGATGAACTGGCCATGGTGATTACCCATAAGTCTATTGGCCTCTCGCAAGCACAACTTAAAACGATTACTAAACACATTGGTGATCTACGCGAGCATATTAATGCGCAGCAAAAACTCATTGTACAATGCACACCGGAAAATATTATCGAGCTCTTCTCATTCACTGAACAAGTCACATTATTCTTGGCCAAAGAATGTCAAACAGGGTTCAAAAAGAAGGCAACATTTACACTTAAGAAAATCGCCACCCGTTCACGTGATTCTGTCTTTGATAACGTAGAAGGCGTTATCAAAAAGAGCCGCATACGCTTCCAAGAATTCGAAGACGCAATGCGTGACCTAGGAATGACACACACACAAAAATTTGTAAGAAAATTTCAAAAATGGAATGGCAATTGGAATCTATTGAGCAAACTAGAAATTGGCGGGCTGTTAACATTGGCAGCATCCCTTGGCCGATACTTCCTCAAAGCTCCCACCGCAGTTAATCACCAAAACCATGCAATTATAGATCAATACCCTAATCAACCGGATAGCTTGTATAAACTACTTCCTCGTGGGGTCCAGTGGTATGACAAAACAATAATAGGCCGACAACCAAGTCGAATTAATCCAGAGCGCGGAGGAACTGAGTCATGGGCGCATGAAGGCCTCTTCGGTGCAATCCATGCAAAATCACCATCACTCATTACATTCGTCGCTTTTGCGGCAATGCTTAAAAATGAATTTGTAAACCGTTTGGTTGATGGTCTGAATATGTGGAAGGGCCTCTATCGTAACCCTAGAAACTATTTCAGAACGAGCGAAATATTTAATGATGAACGCAAATCTGTTGATGCCGTCGAAGAAGTATTTATTTCACGCATCATCGAAATTGCGCAGCCACGAATCACGTTTGATGATGTAGTCGGACTTGAAGAACAAAAACGAGAGCTACAAGGTATCATCCAATACCTTCTTAACCCAACCGCATATGACCGTAAAGGAACCTCTGTTGAAAAAGGCTGTATTCTCTACGGGCCAACCAGAACAGGTAAAACATATCTTGCCGAAGCTCTTGCAGGTGAAATCCTCTATAAATACAACGGCTCCGTATCGTTCCTCAAAATCAACAGCGCAGAACTGCGCATCTGGGGTATTGATAAAGCTCTAGAAGTGATCAAGCGTCATGCGCCATGTATCGTTTTTATTGATGAGATCGACCTGCTCAACTTACAACGAGGTAACAACTCAAATCTCCTTGAACAGTTCTTGACGCAACTCCGTAGTTATGAACATGATCGCATTGTGTTTCTCGCGGCAACCAACCGTATAGATCATATTGATAATGCACTCTTGCAACCAGGACGATTTGGAAAGATTATTCCATTCGAAAATCCATCGTTTGTAGAACGCCAAGAATTTTTCATACAACAGTTACGCAAACGAGGTATTGAAGTTACCAATATTAATTTTGAACGCGTTGCTTATGAAACTGAAGGCTGCTCCTTTGGCCAGCTCGCAAGTATCATCAATGATGCCCTGACGACAGCAACACAAGAACGCGAAATGTTACATCAAGACCACTTCACCAAAAGTATCGATGCCTTCAAGCATAAGATCGTGGTACCAACAACCTATGATGTGCCCATAGAAGAACAGCGCGTTATGTCAGCACACCTTGCAGGGCACGCGCTCACGCACATTCTTCTTGATACTGGCAACATTATCCACAAGGTAACAATGCTTCCTATCCAAAAAGATATTAAAGAGCGACAAGTATGGATGGATAATGCAGGTTCAGTTGGCAAAAAGATTACTACATTCGGAGACATCTTCTTATTGCATAAAACAAACTCATCGGGCATAGATACTATGGAAGAAAAAGAGAACCAGGTAAAAGCCCTTCTTGCAGGACATGCTGCAGAAAAAGTACTGCTTGGCGCAAGTTCCTATGACTACCACAGAGAAGATGTCGAACAGGCACAAAAAGTTCTCGAGCCACTGATTTATCGGGGTATGCACAAAGAAAATCTTTCTAAGTCAGTACTTGATCAAAAATGCACAGAGTTACTACAGCTTATTGATCGGTATGCTGAAGAAGTAACGCATCTCCTTGAAGAGCATAAGGAAGACTTAGAACGGTTGGCAAATGCGCTACAAAAACAAAAGACGTTGACGCTTGGCGATACGGTACAACTGTTACCGCATCTGTTCCAAGAGCTGCAATCTGCGAGCATGACGCCCCCCAGCAAAGCGTGA
- a CDS encoding tetratricopeptide repeat protein has protein sequence MKIRTLLLALSCTAFIPSCGKKKKRNTAQEHYHNSIRAASTGNIELAITCIDKALVRDKRPQHLALKATLCYQNHDFDTSKKLFEQCLKDKTITVEYAADVSNNYACVLNQIGDRTSAERIWKSLTMNSHYSSPEVAWFNLGLRAWNDYIILKPTQHKQHAQAALKIAQQRFEKALLLEPNYIDALYCKAQAQIEMKQKAQAKKSLSNLLALTPNHSGARNLIAALK, from the coding sequence ATGAAAATCCGTACCCTCTTATTAGCCCTTTCATGCACAGCCTTTATCCCATCATGCGGCAAAAAAAAGAAAAGAAACACAGCCCAAGAACATTATCATAATAGCATACGCGCGGCATCAACAGGTAACATCGAGCTTGCCATAACATGCATCGATAAAGCACTTGTACGCGACAAGCGGCCACAGCATCTGGCACTTAAAGCAACGCTGTGTTATCAAAACCACGACTTTGACACTAGCAAAAAATTGTTTGAACAATGCCTTAAGGATAAAACTATCACCGTAGAATATGCTGCGGACGTTAGTAATAATTACGCATGCGTCCTAAATCAGATAGGAGATCGCACGTCAGCAGAACGTATCTGGAAATCATTAACCATGAATTCACACTATAGCTCACCAGAGGTTGCATGGTTTAATCTGGGATTACGCGCTTGGAACGATTACATCATACTCAAGCCGACTCAACATAAACAACACGCGCAAGCAGCATTAAAGATTGCACAACAACGATTTGAGAAAGCTCTTCTACTTGAGCCAAACTATATAGATGCATTATATTGCAAAGCACAGGCACAAATTGAGATGAAACAAAAAGCACAGGCAAAAAAAAGCCTGTCAAATTTACTTGCTCTTACCCCTAATCATTCAGGAGCACGCAATCTTATTGCCGCCCTAAAGTAG